CGAGGGCCTGAACAAACTGCTCGCCGACAAACCCGCAGCCGGCGAGCAGCATCAGCGCGGCGCAGGTCGCGGCCGGCCCGGGCCACAAGCAGCGGATGCCAAGGCAGCGCCGCTGGTGGTCGACTACGACGCCATCTGGAGCAATCTGAAGGATGCCGCAGGCCCACGCCTTGCCAGCTACAACCTGCGCCTGCCACCTGGCGGCGGCCAGCCGGCGACGCTGTTCTACCTGCTCGATGACTCGGCCCACGAGCGCGCCTTCAACACCGTGACGCTTGACCCCGCCACCGGCCAGATCAAACGTCACGAGCGCTACACCGACAAGTCGTTCAAAGCCCAACTGCTACAGAGCGTCTACGCCCTGCACGTGGGCAGCTATTTCGGTTTGCCGGGCAGGATCATCCTCACCATCGCCAGCCTGACCATGCCGCTGTTCTTCGTCACCGGCTGGCTGCTGTATCTCGATCGCCGCCGCAAGAAGCGCCAGGTCCGTGCCGCCCGAGGCTCGGTCGACACCGCCAACGCCAGCGGCGACAGCTGGCTGATCGGCTTCGCCAGCCAGAGTGGCCTGGCCGAGCAACTGGCCTGGCAGAGCGCGGGGCAGTTGCAGGCGGCGGGCTTGCCGGTACAGGTGCGCTCGCTCGCCGAGCTGGGCGAGGACGAGCTGCGCCAGGCCCGTCGCGCGCTGTTCGTGGTCAGCACCTTCGGTGACGGCGAGGCGCCTGACAGCGCCCGCGGCTTCGAGCGCAAGGTGCTGGGCCAGCCCTGGGCCCTGCAACACCTGAACTACGCCCTGCTCGCCCTGGGCGATCGACAGTATCCGCATTTCTGCGGTTTCGCCCGGCGTTTGCAGGCCTGGCTGGCCGAGCGTGGCGCGACCACCGCGTTCAGCCCGATCGAAGTCGACAGTGCCGACCAGAACGCCCTGCAACAATGGCAGCAGGCCCTGGGGCAACTGACCGGCGCACGTCCGCTCGCCGCCTGGCAACCGCCCAGCTACGGCAACTGGCGCCTGGTAGGACGGGAGCGCCTCAACCCCGGTAGCCAGGGCGCACCGGTGTACTTGCTGGGCCTGAGTGCCGAACACCCAAGCGTCTGGGACGCTGGCGACCTGGTCGAGGTGCTGCCCCGCCACAGCCAGGCGCGGATCGATGCCTTCCTGCAAGGGTTGGGGCTCGATGCGAATCTGCCGGTGCAACTTGAGGGTCTTGTCGAGCCGCTTGGCCAGGCGCTGGCCAGTCGCCAGTTGCCAACCAGCCGCGAGCATCTGGTCGGCCTGCACGCCCAGGCCCTGGTCGATTCGCTGATTCCACTCGGTGCCCGCGAATACTCCATCGCCTCGATCGCCAGCGACGGCGTGCTGGAACTGATCGTGCGCCAGGAGCGTCATGCCGATGGCAGCCTCGGGCTGGGCTCCGGCTGGCTGACCGAATACCTGCCCATGGACGGCCATGCCAGCCTGCGTCTGCGCCGCAACAGCAGCTTCCACCTGCCGGCCGCCTCGGTACCGATGGTGCTGATCGGCAACGGTACTGGCCTGGCAGGCCTGCGCAGCCTGCTCAAGGCCCGGATCGCGAGTGGTGAGCAGCGCAACTGGCTGCTGTTCGGCGAACGCAACCGCGCCCACGACCTGCTCTGCGGCCGCGAGCTGCAAGGCTGGCTGGACAGCGGCGATCTGGCACGATTGGACCTGGCGTTCTCGCGAGACCAGGCGGAAAAGGTGTATGTGCAGGATGTGCTGTTGCAGCAAGGCGAAGAGCTGCGCCGCTGGATCGACGAGGGTGCCTGTGTGTATGTCTGCGGCAGCCTGCAGGGGATGGCAGGCGGCGTGGATGCAGCGCTGAAGGGGCTTCTGGGTGAAGAGCTCGTCGAGCGGCTGATCGAGGATGGGCGCTATCGGCGGGATGTGTACTGACCAGCGCCTGATGTATCGGTCTTTTCGCGGGCAAGCCCGCTCCCACAGGTAAAGCATTGAGTAACGCTTTACCTGTGGGAGCGGGCTTGCCCGCGAAAAGAGCACTGCAGTTTCAATGCAGCTCGAAGGTGTCGGCATCCAGGTTCGCCGGGAACTTGGCCCGATACGCCGCCAGGTCAGCGGCGCTCAACACCGCGCTGAACACCCCGTCGGCCTCCCCCGCACTCAGCAGGCTCTCGCCCTGGAAGTCCAGCACCTGGCTGTCCCCCGAATAGGCAAAGCCTTTGCCGTCGGTCCCCACCCGATTCACCGCAGCCACGTAGCACAGGTTCTCGATCCCCCGCGCCGGCAGCAGCCGGTTCCAGTGCTGGCGCCGCGCGGCCGGCCAGTTCGCCGTGTACAGCAGCAGGTCGGTGTCCTGGGCGTCGCGGCTCCACACCGGGAAGCGCAGGTCGTAGCAGATCAGCGGGCGAACTCGCCAGCCCTTGAGCTCGAACTGCACCTGGCGCTCGCCAGGCGTGTAGTGCTTGTGTTCACCTGCCATGCGGAACAGGTGGCGCTTGTCGTAATGCAGCACCTCGCCGTCCGGTCGCGCCCACAGCAGGCGATTGCGATGGCTGCCGTCGGCAGCCTGGATGATCACACTGCCGGTGATCACCGCATCGATCTTCTTTGCCTGTGCCTTGAGCCACTTGTAGGTCGGACCCTGCTCGGGCTCGGCAAGGCGTTCGGACTCCATCGAGAAGCCGGTGGTGAACATCTCCGGCAGGATCACCAGGTCAGCGCCACGGGCCTGCTCCAGCAATACCTCGAAATGCGCATGGTTGCCCTCGCGGTCATGCCAGGCCAGGGTGGTCTGCACCAGGGCGAGCTTCAGGTTCGGCAGTTGACTCAGATCGCGCATAGTTTTTCCGCCGCCTGACGCAGCGTCTCCTCACGTTTGGCAAAGCACAGGCGCACCAGGCGTTGCTCGGGGATGGGGCGCTGGTAGAACACCGACACCGGGATGGTCGCCACGCCGTGTTCGCGGGTCAGCCACAGGGCCATCTCCACATCATTGAGGTCGGGACGGATCGCCGAGTAGTCCACCAACTGGAAATAGGTACCCGCGGTGCGGGTGAAGGCAAATCGCGATGTTTGCAGCAGGTCGCAGAACAGGTCGCGCTTGGCCTGGTAGAAGCCTGGCAGTTCGTCGATATGCTCCGGGTGTTCGGCCATGAAGTCGGCCAGCGCCCATTGCAGCGGCGTCACGCCGCAGAAGTTGACGTACTGGTGGACCTTGCGCAGCTCGGCGCTCAGCGCAGGCGGTGCAATCACATAGCCGGTCTTCCAGCCGGTGACGTGGTAGGTCTTGCCGAACGAGCTGACCACGAAGGCCCTCGCATACAGCTGCGGATGAGCCAGCACGCTGGCATGGCGTATGCCATCGTAGACCAGGTGCTCGTAGACCTCGTCGCTCACCAGGTAGATGTCGCGCTCGGCAATCAAGGCGGCAAGCTGGTCGAGGTCTTCACGGGTGATCAGGGCGCCGCTGGGGTTGTGCGGCGAGTTGAGGATGACCATGCGCGTGCGCGGGGTCAGGGCATCGCTGAACTTCTGCCAGTCGATGCGAAAATCGCCATCGCTCAGTTGCACATGCACGCAGCGACCACCGGCCAGCTCTACCGACGGCTCGTAGCTGTCGTACGACGGGTCGAAGACGATCACCTCATCGCCAGCCTGGAT
The Pseudomonas putida genome window above contains:
- a CDS encoding PepSY domain-containing protein, with translation MLKKSLFQLHWFFGITAGLVLALMGITGAIWSFQEELLRLFNADVLKVEVRQEGVLPLPELVRRAELAQGDKVAMLWVDTHADTAARLFFTPPPGERRGELRYADPYTGELKGEVTGLGFFNLMLQLHRFLAMGDTGRQITGACTLMLIFFCLSGLYLRWPRRALNWRVWLSFDWAKKGRAFNWDLHAVAGTWCLLFYLLFALTGLFWSYDWYREGLNKLLADKPAAGEQHQRGAGRGRPGPQAADAKAAPLVVDYDAIWSNLKDAAGPRLASYNLRLPPGGGQPATLFYLLDDSAHERAFNTVTLDPATGQIKRHERYTDKSFKAQLLQSVYALHVGSYFGLPGRIILTIASLTMPLFFVTGWLLYLDRRRKKRQVRAARGSVDTANASGDSWLIGFASQSGLAEQLAWQSAGQLQAAGLPVQVRSLAELGEDELRQARRALFVVSTFGDGEAPDSARGFERKVLGQPWALQHLNYALLALGDRQYPHFCGFARRLQAWLAERGATTAFSPIEVDSADQNALQQWQQALGQLTGARPLAAWQPPSYGNWRLVGRERLNPGSQGAPVYLLGLSAEHPSVWDAGDLVEVLPRHSQARIDAFLQGLGLDANLPVQLEGLVEPLGQALASRQLPTSREHLVGLHAQALVDSLIPLGAREYSIASIASDGVLELIVRQERHADGSLGLGSGWLTEYLPMDGHASLRLRRNSSFHLPAASVPMVLIGNGTGLAGLRSLLKARIASGEQRNWLLFGERNRAHDLLCGRELQGWLDSGDLARLDLAFSRDQAEKVYVQDVLLQQGEELRRWIDEGACVYVCGSLQGMAGGVDAALKGLLGEELVERLIEDGRYRRDVY
- a CDS encoding amidohydrolase yields the protein MRDLSQLPNLKLALVQTTLAWHDREGNHAHFEVLLEQARGADLVILPEMFTTGFSMESERLAEPEQGPTYKWLKAQAKKIDAVITGSVIIQAADGSHRNRLLWARPDGEVLHYDKRHLFRMAGEHKHYTPGERQVQFELKGWRVRPLICYDLRFPVWSRDAQDTDLLLYTANWPAARRQHWNRLLPARGIENLCYVAAVNRVGTDGKGFAYSGDSQVLDFQGESLLSAGEADGVFSAVLSAADLAAYRAKFPANLDADTFELH
- a CDS encoding pyridoxal phosphate-dependent aminotransferase; translation: MIRSKLPNVGTTIFTTMSQLAAQTGALNLSQGFPDFNGPQPLLDAVGRHVAAGNNQYAPMTGLPVLRQQVAAKIARLYGAQVDADQEVTITPGATEAIFCAIQAVIQAGDEVIVFDPSYDSYEPSVELAGGRCVHVQLSDGDFRIDWQKFSDALTPRTRMVILNSPHNPSGALITREDLDQLAALIAERDIYLVSDEVYEHLVYDGIRHASVLAHPQLYARAFVVSSFGKTYHVTGWKTGYVIAPPALSAELRKVHQYVNFCGVTPLQWALADFMAEHPEHIDELPGFYQAKRDLFCDLLQTSRFAFTRTAGTYFQLVDYSAIRPDLNDVEMALWLTREHGVATIPVSVFYQRPIPEQRLVRLCFAKREETLRQAAEKLCAI